A genomic window from Halobaculum sp. MBLA0147 includes:
- a CDS encoding serine hydrolase domain-containing protein — translation MTRTRRHDTDAETPEESATGRRAFLAAVGAGTTLGLARPVTAAGASREGTGVPVASPRDGSLAAGYTHTGAASTRDSPPTGASHTRDTATQNLTTTPDGTASVGERVDAAQIRAHLDDLLPAALDEHDVPGATAAVVAGADTVTAGYGFVDRASETPVDAEQTVFRVGSVSKPFVATAVMDQIQRGNLAPDDPITSHLDVPVDDYRGEVATIAELATHRGGFEATNRGMWITDHDAFASLPTYLREHPHACVRPPGRVGSYANFGYALLGQVLAATRDAPFHEAIDATLLRPAGMDRSSFRQPLPDPLERAHATSHASTGTYPDGTFPLLGLTPAGSLSTTAPDAARFLRLHLNDGVLDGSRVLAPGTVAATHEQWATHHEELSGTAFGLFEEFRGDVRILSHNGATVGFYSYFAVVPESDVGLFLAFDAPAGGAAAGDVVDELFAELFPTNSESNATSSDSDSEPTNGNASADSADATPTPVDSPTPADALTGTYRSLRQSYTSYDRLFSVLDARSVTVDAAGDGTLETTADGETDTWIEIEPRLFEHVDENRRIAFGDGAGDTDDVTTAQYLFCDGGPTALGRVDGTDRLSLHGAVGGLAALGGLGSLVGWPLAAAWRHTRGDEPESDSTTAEEPGDRAVTGAESADGTAAAASETEATPDESPGTETPDGGAGGAGDASPDESDGWRGALRERSTRVKALAAGGYLAALAGLAGLLAHFAVDPLTTLSTPSVTFQFAFAGQLVGLVAAAGAVAGLAHVWRSDDWGVVGRLSYTVVTASLVGFYWLLWYWNLLVPPI, via the coding sequence ATGACACGGACACGAAGACACGACACCGACGCCGAGACACCGGAGGAGTCTGCCACGGGGCGGCGAGCGTTTCTCGCAGCGGTCGGTGCGGGCACGACACTCGGACTGGCTCGACCGGTGACGGCCGCGGGCGCGAGTCGAGAGGGGACCGGTGTACCGGTGGCGTCGCCGAGAGACGGATCGCTCGCCGCCGGGTACACACACACAGGCGCAGCCTCGACCCGAGACTCGCCTCCGACGGGGGCGAGTCACACTCGCGACACCGCCACCCAGAATCTCACGACCACCCCCGACGGGACGGCGTCCGTCGGCGAGCGTGTCGACGCCGCGCAGATCCGGGCGCACCTCGACGACCTGCTCCCGGCGGCCCTCGACGAGCACGACGTTCCGGGAGCGACGGCGGCGGTCGTCGCGGGCGCGGACACCGTCACCGCCGGGTACGGGTTCGTGGACCGTGCCTCGGAGACACCAGTCGACGCCGAGCAGACGGTGTTCCGCGTCGGCTCCGTCTCGAAGCCGTTCGTCGCGACGGCCGTGATGGACCAGATCCAGCGTGGGAACCTGGCGCCGGACGATCCGATCACGAGCCACCTCGACGTGCCCGTCGACGACTACCGCGGCGAGGTCGCCACGATCGCGGAGTTGGCGACACACCGCGGCGGGTTCGAGGCGACCAACCGCGGGATGTGGATCACCGATCACGATGCGTTCGCCTCGCTACCGACGTACCTCCGCGAGCACCCGCACGCCTGTGTGCGACCGCCCGGTCGTGTCGGGTCGTACGCCAACTTCGGCTACGCACTGCTCGGACAGGTGCTCGCGGCGACACGGGACGCGCCGTTCCACGAGGCGATCGACGCGACGCTGCTGCGTCCGGCCGGGATGGACCGGAGTAGCTTCCGGCAACCGCTCCCGGACCCTCTGGAACGAGCGCACGCGACGAGTCACGCCAGTACTGGAACGTATCCGGACGGGACCTTCCCGCTACTCGGACTCACCCCGGCCGGATCACTGTCGACGACGGCACCGGACGCCGCGCGGTTCCTCCGGCTCCACCTGAACGACGGGGTGCTCGACGGCAGTCGCGTGCTGGCACCGGGGACAGTCGCGGCGACCCACGAGCAGTGGGCGACACACCACGAGGAACTGTCCGGGACGGCCTTCGGTCTCTTCGAAGAGTTCCGTGGCGACGTGCGGATCCTGTCTCACAACGGCGCGACGGTCGGGTTCTACAGTTACTTCGCCGTGGTTCCCGAGTCGGACGTCGGACTGTTCCTCGCGTTCGACGCACCTGCCGGAGGAGCGGCCGCGGGCGACGTAGTGGACGAGCTGTTCGCTGAGTTGTTCCCGACGAACTCGGAGTCGAACGCGACGTCGAGTGACTCCGACTCCGAGCCGACCAACGGGAACGCGAGCGCGGACTCCGCGGATGCGACTCCGACTCCGGTCGACTCGCCCACCCCGGCGGACGCGCTCACGGGGACGTACCGGTCGCTCAGACAGTCGTACACCAGTTACGACAGACTGTTCAGCGTGTTGGACGCCCGGTCGGTGACCGTCGACGCGGCAGGGGACGGTACGCTGGAGACGACGGCCGATGGCGAGACGGACACGTGGATCGAGATCGAGCCACGCCTGTTCGAACACGTCGACGAGAACCGCCGGATCGCGTTCGGGGACGGCGCCGGCGACACGGACGACGTGACGACGGCACAGTACCTCTTCTGTGACGGCGGACCCACTGCACTCGGCCGTGTCGACGGGACCGACCGACTCTCTCTGCACGGTGCAGTCGGCGGACTCGCCGCTCTCGGCGGTCTCGGTTCGCTCGTCGGGTGGCCCCTCGCGGCGGCGTGGCGACACACTCGCGGTGACGAGCCGGAGAGTGACTCTACGACGGCCGAGGAACCGGGTGACAGGGCGGTGACGGGAGCGGAGTCGGCCGACGGAACTGCGGCGGCAGCGTCGGAGACGGAGGCGACGCCGGACGAATCGCCGGGGACCGAGACCCCCGACGGCGGGGCGGGAGGTGCCGGAGATGCCTCCCCCGACGAGTCGGATGGGTGGCGGGGGGCGCTCCGCGAGCGGTCGACTCGGGTGAAGGCGCTCGCCGCCGGTGGCTACCTCGCGGCGCTGGCCGGACTGGCGGGTCTGCTCGCCCACTTCGCCGTCGACCCGCTGACGACGCT